The segment TTGTGTGATATGTGTGTCATaaacaattattataaataaagtcagaattgcaagatataatctcataattcagacttttttctcagaatttcaagatgtaaactcaattccgacttttttctcaggaaTGTGATATCAACtaacagttgtgagaaataaagtcagaattacaagataaaaactcacaattctgactttctttttcgcaactctgacttttttttctcagaattgcaagatataaactcgtaattcagactttctctcagaattttgtgatagaaacacaattcagacttttttctcagaattttaagatataaactcaatttggacttttcttaggaataaactcacaattgtgagaaataaagtcagaattacaagataaaaactctTCAGTTCTGATTTTTTCTCGGAATGTTTTGTgtgaaagtcaaaattgtaagatacaaactggtaattctgagaaaaaaattaaaaattgcgaGTGTatatgtaattctgagaaaaaaagtctgaattgtgagtctatacaactttttatagttaactaaacttaaaaacataaataatatataaatgcatacatacaaacatgcatgcataaataaatgttgCTTGAAAGTTTCTGTCAGTTATTGCTTGTTCTCTGTTGAGTTATTGAGTGTGTTTGCAGTGCTCTAGGAGTGGACTTTGTGACATGGAGAGGACACCTAACCAAAGTGCTGACCACCCCATACGAGACTCAAGAGGGATGGATGCTAGCTGCATCCAAGTTCAGAGGCACCATCTACATCAGTGAGGTGGAAACGGAGGCTGCCAGAGTGAACCGAGAGAGCCGCTCCGAGCGCCAGGAGGAGATGATGTACTGGGGCTACAAGTTTGAGCAGTACATGTGCGCAGGTTTGGGACATCTAGTATTTTATACTACTATCAGACTGATGATAGTGACAGATCTCACCACTTATCGACTGTTTTCCTTTCTTTTTAGATAATGTGGATGGGACTCCAGACTCAGGGGGCGTCGTGAACACCAATGAAGCGTTCTGTACGGTGGTTCAGACGCGTTTGGCTGATCATAAGCTTCTCTTTTCTGGAGAGGTGGACTGCCGGGTCAAAGAACCCGATGCTCCTCCAGCGCCGGGATGCTATGTGGAGCTCAAGACCTCCGCAGAGATCTGCACCCCGAAACAACGAAGCAACTTCCACAGGTGAAACTATCAATGTTGAGGAAAATGTGGTCAGAGTTTTTGCAAAAAAAACAGCAGGTTGGTTGAAAGAAAGTGCAAAGTggcactataaaaaaaaaaaaaaaaaacagaaatactgCTGTTGTGTCGGTCTTAACATATACGGTACTAtatgtacagtatctcacaaaagtgagtacacccctcacatttcagcaaccattttagtatatcttctcaagggacaatactatagaaatgaaacttggatatattttagagtagtttGCTGCTACAAAATAttgttcacttagggtgtactcacatttgttgccaggtattttgacaataatggctgtatgttgagttattttcagaggacagtaagtctgcaagctgcacattgactactctaaaatatacccaaatttcatttctatagtatcgtcccttgagaagatatactaaaatggttgctgaaatgtgtggGGTGCACTCACTTTTGTAGCATACTGTATTCaagagatagttcatccaaaaatggaaATGGTCATAGTTGACATAATTTAATGAACAGCTGATatcagccattgacttccatagaatTTTTCCCATACTGTAGCAGTCAATGGCTACCGGCAGTTGCTTGGTTACCAACATTTctgaaaatatcttcttttgtgttcagcagaagaaagaaactcataaagGGTTGGAACAACTGTAAATGACAGATTCTTCCCTTTTTGGTGAAGAATTCATTTATATGAATGCTATTTATTTGTTCTACACTGAACATTCatcttggtgtgaacaggtcAACCAAACAATCAGCACTTACCTCATATCATTCAAACGCAAATTCCCCATTGTTTCGAAGAATATTAACACTATATTTTTATCAAGGGTTGTGTAAATTTATGGGATGTTAGTTAATAAAGTAAACGTTAAAACAACAGCCAGCCTCTTATCTACACATGTGTATGTATCTCTTGTAGGTACAAGCTGCTGAAATGGTGGGCGCAGTCGTTTCTTCCTGGAGTGCCTCAGATAGTCGCTGGGTTTCGAGACCATGATGGGGTAGTGGTGTCTGTTGAGACCTTCCAGACTTCGAAAATATCACAACTCATCAAGGTTTATTCTATGTAACCACATATTAAGAAGTTAAATTAGCTATACACAGGTTCCTTGTTGGTTCACTGTTGTCTGGAATAGAGCTGTgatgttttcatttttcttttttctttttctagaaTGAGTATAACTGCTGGAAGCCAACTGTCTGTATGAATTTCTGCAGTGATTTCTTGTCCTTCGTCAAATCAGTCGTCAAAGAGGACGACCCAAGGTAAGACTGTTAGATCATTTTGATTAAAATAGTCCCTGTTCACTTTCTTAATATACTGTCAAGACCTTGTTTTGAACAATTTATCAGTGCATGTTGGAAAAGAAGAACATTGGCTGTTGTAATCATTTTATTGAATATATGTCTGATTACACAAGTAAAATCCAATTGTTTTAATACCAAACATCTACCATCTCATCAGAGATTGTGGCAGGTCTAATGCAGTGCGATGTTTTTTTCAGACTGGTGTACCTGTTCAGATGGGATCCACACAGAGATGTGTCCTACACCGTCCACAGAGACTCTCAGTACACCTTTTTACCAGACTGGTACATCAAGGACATGAAGAGCCATCATTCATCTCACCACTGACATACTGAGTGCAGACCATATGCTGTACATCAGGCAGGACGTGAGGACATTTTTGATTAGTTTATGAACCATGTACATACTGTACTATTAATGTGCTGTGCACAACTTGCCATTGCTTGTGTTTACTCTGGATGCTCTGAATTAAGTTTGTGGCCTTGATGTCCATGtacacttttttatatatatattattatatcatcATTTGAAATATATTGGAATTTTATCCTTTGTTGTAATGAtgactttaaagggttagttctcccaaaaaaaagagaaaattctgtcaataattattcaccctcatgttgttccaaactcgtaagaccttcgttcggcttcagaatacaaataaagatatttttggtgaaatccgagagctttctggccctgcatagacagacaCATAACTTGCACGTTCAAGGTTCAAAGCTACGAGAACTTTtcatgtgcaaagaaaacaaaaataacgactttaacaattcttctcctccaagTCACTATCGTCTGCCATTAGCGAGAGTACAACCTGCTCAGACACGcatgggaacatttcagttgcgttgctgtctatgcagggtcagaaagctcttgaatttcatcaaaaatatcttaatttctgttccgaagatgaacaaaggtcttacggatttgaaacatgagggtgagtaattaatgacaattttcatgtctgggtgaactatccttttaaagtgTCCTTGAAACATTTAGCAAAAAAAAGGAAATGTCCATAAAGTCAGATTTAGTTTTTAACGGTTCTATAAAATGTAACTTTTAGTTTATTAATCTTTTCTTAATTTCAGTGAAATTAGATCCTCATTCCCTCTTTTCATTAAGGTCAATCATGGCTACAACAAGGCAACCAAttactaaaatatgtaatattttacatCAGTTGCAGGACTCTGTACTTTAATGTTAAGATGTGTTATATCAACTCACAAAAGTTATTCCCGACAGGATTCCTTTCATAGCTTTTATAAAAATTCActtaaaattatttcaatataagAGTAGAGTACAGTTAAATAACAGAGGTTATACAAATGAAAGTACAAAATATGTGCTATAAATTCTGAAATAAAGAAACTTAAGTACAAAGTCCTTAGTTGCAATCTCTATGTAAACTGTTTGAGTTTTTAATATCTTAATGGTCCACAAGACAAACCAGTTTCATTGATACACAGCAGGTAAGACTTCAGTAAACTCTccaaaatagcataatttaaGGCAAGTGTGTGAATAAATTCACTTTGACCTCAAGCCGTGCATTTTCAAATGCCTTTCATGAAGTGACTGAACAATACTCATGCTCAACTAAACTGTTTGAACTCTCAAAACATTGAAACTGGGAGAGATGTAAAAACGCAactactcttaaaaataaaggtgcttcacgatgccatagaagaagcttttttgtctaaatgattccataaagaacctttaccatctgaagaacctttaaagaaccttctttcatcacaaaggtaagaaagagatggttcttcaaagatcctttgactgaatgattccttgtgaaaccaaaaatggttcttctatggcatctgaAGCAGCCTTATTTTTAAGAGGGTATATAGGAAAAACATCCTCTACATTGGTGGTTCTCAACCGGTTTTACTCCAGGACCCATATTTTATATTGGACATCAAGTGGCGGCAAAATTGTTCATTGTACAAAAGTAAACTTTGAGAATAAGGACCAGAGAGGATATGCCAAAGCACTGATCCGCTCCAGAGTTTCTCCTTGTATATTATTGATGTTAAATTTGTTTCTAGAGATCATCACCTGGTTTGTCACATGACATAGCAGCACATCACTTATAAGGCTCTACTGTATTGTTCGCAACTCTATATAGATGACGGATCCAAACCGTCATACACATTCCAGTTTCTGACTGAACACCAAATTCTACATTTCGTTCAAAAATGAACATTCCGTAATTTACTTACCCTTGTTTACAAACCCATACgactgactttcttctttcaaacacGATTTTCTAAACAATGTTCACCCTGCTCTCTCTTTATAGTAAAAGTATACCATACCAAAGTAACACGTAAAACTTATCAGCTACATGAAACATTTTCTGAAGTCATACAATGGCTTTATGTGAGTAACAGACTAAAATCGACTTGCGTTACTGATTGAAAATGTTTCATGTTGAAATTTACTAAACTAAAATCATGATTTTTGGGGGTTAACTGTTAATTTAttcaaccccatgtcatccaagaggttcatgtctttctttcttcagtcgaaaagtaatgaaggtttttgaggaaaacatttcaggatttttctccatatagtggacttcaatagggatcaacgggttgaaggtgcaaattgcagtttcaatgcagcttcaaagggctctacacgatcccagatgaagaataaggatcttatctagcaaaatgatcagtgaTTTACTAAAAAAtgatacaaatgtatatactttttaactacaaacctgctgatccccattgaagaaGAGAAAAAttcctggaaagttttcctcaaaaaccctcaTTTCTTttcgaaagaaagacatgaacatcttggatgacatgggggtgagcaaatgatcatgaaaattattattctggaagtaaactaatacTTTAAGAGCATGTGCATCAGTAACCATTAAGACTCTGCTAAAGGAAACTTGACcatgtaaactttttaaaataattgttacaAACTAAAAGGtacttttttttgctttaaactgacctgctcaaaagtttgggatctgtcAGACTTGTTTTAAGTCTCTTCTCTCTCCGCTTTTTTTTATTGTTCTTGGTGCTAGCATTCATAATTGAATTTTGCGTTTGACTCAGAGAGTAAGGACGATTTTATTGACGAACTTTTACCTTTGTTAACAGACTGAAACTATTATGTTggattttaattgtttttgtatCTCTCTGATTGAATAGCATCAATAAAAAAGTTTAacctaaaaatacagaaaaaacagtaatattgcaaaattttattacaatataaaataatgttttttatttgaatatactttaaaatataatttattcctgtgatgcaaagctgaattttcatcagctgtcttCAGTGggacacgatccttcagaaatcattctaatatgcagatttattatcaatgttgaaaacagtattttttgtATACAgcatttatgcaaaatataaatgttttctaacaatgtaaatctatgctattactttttatcagtttaacacacccttggtgaataaaagtattgatttcttttaaaaacagaaaGAATTCAACTTTActgtgtatattgttagaaaacctttgtctattttaaataaatgctgttcttaaataatcctgaaaataaGTATCACAGCTTcaaaataatattaagcagcacaactgttttcaacattgataataaatcagcatattagaatcatttctgaaggatcatgtgacattgaaaactgcagtaatgatgctgaaaatgtagctttgcatcacaggaataaattacattttaaaatatgtccacatagaaaactgttattttaaattgaaataatatttcacaatattacagttttttctgtatttttgatcaaataaaaatctTGACGAGCATAAGAAAagtcatttaaaatcttactgatcccaaactttttagcAGCAGTGTATGTTGTGGTAAGACTGAAGACTGAAACTGTACCCAGATGAACCCATGCTAACGGAGCAATGGCTGATGGGATATGTGGAGCTCCTCCTGAGGGTGTGTGTTAGAGGTAGTCATCCATTAGTCACTCGTTAGTGTTCGTGGCTCAGTGGTGAAGGCTAACCATATCTCAGTGCTTGAGCTTCTTCTGGATGCCCATGAGCTTGAATGTGGCGGCTGTGATCTTCTCATACACCACGAACATGAGGGCCGCCGTCAGCACAGTCTGGAGCAGCTTCGCCTCTAGACCTTTATACAAACCCAACAGCCCGTATTTCCTGTCACGTAGAGGACACAAGATCAGCCAAACAATTCAGCCTTGTTTGAGAGATAGAAACTAGAACGACACAGCAGatgtgaaaataaaattaaaatagagATGCACTGATAATACAATTCTGGCCAATAAGACTTAAAATTATTGCTGGTAGACATTAAATGGAAGATATTAAATTTGATAGTACTTTGTGGggaagaaaaaaactaaactaaataagttttttgtttttttttaatgggggctattgaatattttatttttatttttaagtttactgcgacttttttttatctcgttttctcagaactgcgtgatgcaaactcgcaattctgacttttttctctaagagttgcgtgatacaaacaattgcgagaaataaaaagagtcagaactgagatacaaactcacatttgtgtgaaaaaagtcagaattgtgagatacacagttgcaaaaaaagtcagaattgcaagtttttatatcgcaattttgacttttttctcgcaaatgtgagtttgtatttctcagttctgactttttctttcagaatacatgatataaactcacaaatgcaagaaataaagtcagaaatgtgagataaaaactcacaattgtgagaaataaagttagaattgcaagacaaaaacttgcaattctgacttttttgtcagcttgtatctcgcaattctgacttttttctctcacaaatgtgagtttgtttctctcaattctgactttttctcacaattgacttttttctcacaaatgtgagtttgtctctcagttctgacttttttctctcagaattgcatgatataaactcatttgcgacaaagtcagaattgcaagaaaaaaaaacagcatttctgaGTTTCTCGCAagttttttcttgaaaatgtaagtttgtatcttagttctgacttttttttctctcagaattacataatataaacaaagtctgaattgcgagatgaaaattgcaattgtgactttttcgcaacttcatatttcgcaattctgactttttctttctgaattgcctgatataaacacaactgcgagaaataaactgtgagtgtttatatctcgcaattctgacttttttctaataaatgcgagtttgtatctctcaattctgaccatttttcttgcaaatgccagtatatatctcgcaattgactttttttctcagaattgtgagacataaacttacaattctgagggggaaaaagactgatatgatttcagaattgcaagataaaaacatttCTGAGTTTTGTGTTTATCAATTATcagttttttctcacaaatgtaagtttgtatctctcagttctgtcttttttctctcagaattgcctgatataaacacaattgcgagaaataaagtgtgagataaaaacttgcaattctgactttttttttcacgcAAATGCGCAAGTTACAActgtccaattctgaggggaaaagacTGATATGATTTCAAAATTGCAACTATTCTGACATAAGtcgaaaaaaaagtcacaattgtgtattcagtggtggaaacaggcttccatatatttcagttaatatttaagtgacaaaaatgttttggttaataataaTCACCCTTGTTGATAACCAGTATTACCAAGCATTAATCTACAGTGACTCAGATGGACTTACTTGATCCGGTCCATTAGCAAAGAAACCACATTCCTCAGGCTGCCTACTAGACCACCTTTACCGTCTGATTTATACTGGCCAAACTAGAGGAAGCAATGGGAAATATTCAATATTCAGAAACACTACATCAACATCTGTCAAGTGTATTATACAATACAATGCAATGCTTTATCGATCTTAATGCGATCACATTACCCTCAGAATGGCCTGAACCGTTTGCAGAGGATACGTTCCAGATGTTGCAATAGCTTTAGCGATGGCACCAATGAGAAAGATTTCAAACGTTGATATCTGCACATATAGATGAGACTTTTTGGTTATTGCATAAATTCACAAATGCCAGTCATCATGCAAGTTTTTCGCCCCTCACATTCCTGCCTCCACGTCCCGCTTTTCGCTTCATGGCCTCGTAGAACATAAACTGCACAGCAGGGTTGAATACTAGCACGAGAGACGGCAGTGTCCCGTTCCACAGTGTTCCCACTCCCTCGTTGGCTATTATCTGGGAGAAGGCATCTTTGAAAGGAAAACAATAATGTGATATGATTCACTGCTGACAACACAGACCTATTATTTTAATAAGATGTGGTCACATTTGCTTTAGATTGATGAATTTCTAAATCATTTCAATAGTAATCCACATGATTTCTTCGCAACAGGTTCAAGTTGGTCATGTGACTCACGTCTCAAGCTACATTAACCAACAGAAAGCTGCATGGTTTTAAAGTAATTCCTGTGTGATCTCTTACACTGATAGACTATTGCCAAATTTTGCCTAAAAATCTAACAGTCTAGAGTCCATTACTccttatttttaattacagaaaTAATCTAAAAATAACTGAACTGAGTGAGAATATCCCAGTCAGATCAGCTTCTAGATTTGGGAGGACGCCTGCCTCAAGCTCTGtcgattttaaattaaatgtcgATTTAAAATTTGTAGTTTATACCTCATGAGATAAGTGAGTGTGTGAGCGGTTCTGACCAAATATGCCCTTATAGTGGGTCTGATGGAGCTCTTCGTTCCTGAACTTTGCCCCCTGGAGTTTCAGTCGTGTGTTCACCACCCACATGGGAGTCGTTAAGAGCACATTAACAGCCCCTAAAAGGCATAAAACAAGACATGGACATTTTCATCTCAAAGACTGATTATGTGCAGTTGTGTATTTTTCAATGTCGAAATAAAAGTAAGAATAAAGCAGGGttaatttcattaattaaaacttttaaaacaaaactgaaaaaaaattcattaatattagatgaaaaacggAAAATTAGTTctaaaatttcaaaaagtcaaattttaaAGTCAAATCAATAAAATTTTTCATTGAAATGAACATAAAAATTAAAGCTGAAAATTTAaccaaaattaaaacaagaactgaaagtttaaaaataaaagggcattcaaaatattatatagtatatgctcaccaagcctgcatttattcgatccaaagtacggcaaaaacagtaacattttgaaatattttttactatttaacgtAAGTGTTTTCtagttgaatatttttttaaatgtaatttattcctgtgatttcaaagctgaatttttatcatcaatataataaaatgatttgttgctcaagaaaatgttttattattattatcaatatttaaaacagttgcataaaacactaaaacagtactttttttcaggattctttgatgaatagaaagattcaaagatcagtgtgtcagtgtaattttttttatttatttttttggtaaagaaattatagaaattaatacttttatttagcaaatatgctttaaattgatcaaaagtgatgataaagatatttatgtttctattcatcaaagaaaccaggaaaaaaaattatattccgctgttttcaacaataacaataaatgaaGAGTTCAAATGCAAAAGCCTTTAAGTGCAGTCTGAAATATTCTtctaaaattagcatttttgtcAGGACCTATACATTGCCATTAAAGGAAAATATACTAAACCTACACAGCAGCCTGATAAAAATGCTCATTTTAGATGAAAATTTCAGATGGCATTTAGaagaggcttttgcatctgaactctttgagaagcaaatcagcatattagaatgatttctgaaggatcatgtgacactg is part of the Garra rufa chromosome 1, GarRuf1.0, whole genome shotgun sequence genome and harbors:
- the LOC141337267 gene encoding peroxisomal membrane protein PMP34-like, whose translation is MSDSSSSLGLLSYETLVHAVAGATGSVTAMTVFFPLDTARIRLQVDENRKSQSTPVILAEIAKEEGILSLYRGWFPVISSLCCSNFVYFYTFNTLKRVMVSDRSKPGKDLLMGFISGAVNVLLTTPMWVVNTRLKLQGAKFRNEELHQTHYKGIFDAFSQIIANEGVGTLWNGTLPSLVLVFNPAVQFMFYEAMKRKAGRGGRNISTFEIFLIGAIAKAIATSGTYPLQTVQAILRFGQYKSDGKGGLVGSLRNVVSLLMDRIKKYGLLGLYKGLEAKLLQTVLTAALMFVVYEKITAATFKLMGIQKKLKH
- the LOC141337258 gene encoding decapping and exoribonuclease protein-like, whose amino-acid sequence is MAQRYHRDHHQESVYKRCTDSGSDYNTNKRHRPSDESQQRSPETLGAHRQMYERNFPLYKQPVEVGFFSLDSQRNFFNDQRQMRYYVQPRKSPDFNLRDGYTSRFVKRDDSVKERLDHLLQWILVNRDKIQTRDQTPSSSALGVDFVTWRGHLTKVLTTPYETQEGWMLAASKFRGTIYISEVETEAARVNRESRSERQEEMMYWGYKFEQYMCADNVDGTPDSGGVVNTNEAFCTVVQTRLADHKLLFSGEVDCRVKEPDAPPAPGCYVELKTSAEICTPKQRSNFHRYKLLKWWAQSFLPGVPQIVAGFRDHDGVVVSVETFQTSKISQLIKNEYNCWKPTVCMNFCSDFLSFVKSVVKEDDPRLVYLFRWDPHRDVSYTVHRDSQYTFLPDWYIKDMKSHHSSHH